One window of Pelmatolapia mariae isolate MD_Pm_ZW linkage group LG18, Pm_UMD_F_2, whole genome shotgun sequence genomic DNA carries:
- the arhgap21b gene encoding rho GTPase-activating protein 21 isoform X1 yields the protein MMASRWVPSCEDDERQRARSFCESDTPEWRSLADSSAAPYPTDDEPFSWPRPKTVRLHRTSQGFGFTLRHFIVYPPESTLHYFPEEDHGRRAGRQRNRLEPMDTIFVKQVKEGGPAHGAGLCTGDRIVKVNGASIIGKAYCEVISLIQDSGDFLELCVMPKDEDVLQLPISLETTNLAYSQDAYLRGHSSYSGNACHIPDPPPVCYPRVDCKPTGMAQPTDSAGQVCRAPTAPPDHGYRKEITVPPTPPLASYPKSQTAVCMRNDSVRTVVVPHNTAHMGHMVPAHRMEFMEPAFVRGRPGSLAQYPQPRKADVYPGGPGMVPYGAQVSNYPGNHQSIDWRTYQTYREYIDNKGIHSHGSRTIQERLDSLRAAGQASFGPTHHVLRGDWGPKVIRRRSTSHDRSYQGPPPHLQVAPRSASQDRMISAERISNARNWPPRSVSQDGLVHKSRARSTDYVDPAELARPSDRRGGYGRADQGTRLSRQAIPRQAMVYRPSVGYSGGMRGPPVPSLYTKGPDSLQTRSSPMLSDRPLHFAKSSSVEHSFADQRVSGKVSPAGQALQHLQSRVRAETMQPVEVGRDAALVGPRSSSCSAPKEMPQRPSILKPPHLDSQSQVNGQSPSESIVVLREKPPSGKNPSPLRQPSYILAVNDDGGDSTADVVACWLPNDARREIQIRRLGERCNTSCSSNLDESLDSIPFIDEPVSPSVDREAAPIPPSAVISVAPSTAPSGQGSPCPPIRRQLSHDQESLRSALLESDSTSKTERSKSYDEGLDIYQEESRARSSSKHLPSFRGLRKALDGHKSSGDSGSRRDSSSVIFSDSSREGLLNFRQFSTDKNKRVGGGMRSWKQMYAVLQGHTLTLYKDRKDALSRSSGQSEEEPLRISIEACLIDISYSDTRRKNVLRLTTSDCEYLFQAEGRDDMLSWIKDIQKNSNPDEENAAVSRDLISRRIKEYNMSAPSSRSEPSPKPARHSLSIKTPFLGGKTDDESSPPRDRGTWKIAIPGIIRKPFEKKTPAGITFGVRLDDCPSAQSNENVPLIVEVCCKVVEERGLEYTGIYRVPGNNAAISNMQEELNSKGMNDIDIQEDKWRDLNVISSLLKSFFRKLPEPLFTNEKYADFIEASRIEDSVERLKELKRLIRELPIHHYETLKFLCAHLKRVSDNCEKNKMEPRNLAIVFGPTLVRTSEDNMTNMVNHMPDQCKIVENLIQQFDWFFADDGDEDPVTTAEQESTVQSQPVPNIDHLLSNIGRTAPSPGEVSDSACSETSKSKGLWGSGKDQCSKELIRSSFFVNRKRKKPKEKVQPSSSDDDLDPVFTKKELPKESQQQPLWSSHSRTEEEEEEEEEEQQTDETSEKEKEKNSSEEQLDKTNRKEYLSNSSMSQPSPSLPPKRISSNLQTGSPYPSPTHSPDLSYRMPMVHQSSLTDPPSNYDDTVSDLGTMNSTSSQASVPRMRRGKTVGALGAEMCPSGLGAEVCSITSDYSTTSSMTFLTGAELSTLSPEVQSVSESRGGEDADDERSELISEGRAMETDSESDLSVFTVGKADQREPQEALRPLPSHRLIECDTLSRKKAAQQKTNSESSLDGARSDKDSTGPSRSSGSVKGRSTASLSTASRSELDKGEPTWKLKITDRLKVRMRMSVDDMFGVGSQRIQSSEGRSKKKNIRRRHTMGGQRDFAELSVLGDWPQQVHIGSRSELSAVDRLKPKCSSQDFSIGDWIARERHRSSNPEVSLDFSEQQNPRASSSSETPHHPAEALNGDFPQSKNLSLSATAHPHKLTSSQVVHSRFYQYL from the exons ATGATGGCATCACGGTGGGTTCCTTCTTGTGAAGACGATGAGAGGCAACGAGCAAGATCTTTCTGTGAG AGTGACACTCCAGAGTGGAGGAGCTTGGCTGATTCGTCCGCAGCGCCGTACCCAACAGATGACGAGCCATTCTCATGGCCGAGGCCGAAAACTGTGCGTTTGCATCGCACATCCCAAGGCTTCGGCTTCACCCTTCGACACTTCATTGTGTACCCGCCGGAGTCAACGCTGCACTACTTTCCG GAGGAAGATCATGGCCGCAGAG CAGGAAGGCAGCGAAATAGACTGGAACCAATGGACACTATTTTTGTGAAGCAGGTCAAGGAAGGTGGCCCTGCTCATGGCGCTGGACTTTGCACAG GTGATCGAATAGTGAAGGTGAATGGAGCAAGCATCATTGGGAAAGCTTATTGCGAGGTTATATCTTTGATCCAAGACAG TGGTGACTTCCTTGAACTTTGTGTGATGCCAAAAGATGAAGATGTACTGCAACTG CCTATTTCTCTGGAGACTACTAATCTG GCCTACTCCCAGGATGCCTACCTCCGTGGCCACAGTAGCTACAGCGGAAATGCCTGTCACATTCCTGATCCACCTCCAGTATGCTACCCCAGAGTAGACTGTAAGCCTACGGGCATGGCCCAGCCGACAGACTCAGCAGGGCAGGTCTGCCGAGCGCCAACAGCACCTCCAGACCATGGGTACCGTAAGGAGATTACTGTGCCCCCAACACCACCTCTGGCATCGTATCCTAAGAGTCAAACAGCAGTGTGCATGCGCAATGACAGTGTGAGGACAGTGGTAGTTCCTCATAATACAGCCCATATGGGGCACATGGTTCCAGCACACAGGATGGAATTTATGGAACCTGCCTTTGTTAGGGGGAGGCCTGGGTCACTGGCCCAGTATCCTCAACCTCGAAAGGCAGATGTCTATCCCGGTGGTCCTGGAATGGTTCCATATGGAGCTCAGGTGTCAAACTACCCAGGAAACCACCAAAGCATTGATTGGCGCACTTACCAGACATACAGGGAGTACATTGACAACAAAGGGATCCATTCTCATGGTAGTCGGACTATCCAGGAGAGGCTAGACAGTTTACGAGCTGCTGGTCAGGCCAGCTTTGGCCCTACTCATCACGTTCTGCGGGGAGACTGGGGTCCTAAGGTGATACGGCGAAGGAGTACTTCCCATGACCGCTCATACCAAGGACCTCCACCCCACCTTCAAGTTGCCCCTCGCAGTGCCTCACAGGATCGCATGATCAGTGCAGAGAGGATTAGTAATGCAAGGAACTGGCCCCCTCGAAGTGTGTCCCAAGATGGCCTAGTCCACAAATCCCGGGCCCGATCCACAGACTATGTGGACCCTGCAGAGCTGGCCCGGCCCAGTGACAGGAGAGGGGGATATGGAAGGGCAGACCAAGGTACGAGGCTCAGTAGGCAAGCCATTCCCAGGCAGGCCATGGTCTACAGGCCTTCTGTGGGATACAGTGGCGGTATGAGGGGGCCCCCAGTCCCTTCTCTGTATACAAAAGGACCCGATTCGCTTCAAACTCGCTCTTCGCCCATGCTCTCTGACAGACCCTTACATTTTGCAAAGAGTTCAAGTGTTGAACATTCTTTCGCTGACCAAAGAGTTTCAGGCAAAGTTAGCCCTGCAGGCCAAGCTCTCCAGCACCTTCAAAGCAGGGTGCGGGCTGAAACCATGCAACCTGTTGAGGTAGGCAGAGATGCAGCATTGGTAGGACCCAGATCTTCTTCATGCTCTGCTCCCAAAGAGATGCCCCAGAGGCCTAGCATCCTCAAGCCACCTCACTTAGATTCCCAGAGTCAAGTAAATGGGCAAAGCCCCTCCGAGAGTATCGTGGTTCTAAGGGAGAAGCCTCCATCTGGAAAGAATCCCAGCCCCCTCCGGCAACCCTCCTACATCCTGGCCGTCAATGACGATGGAGGTGACTCCACAGCCGATGTGGTGGCGTGTTGGCTTCCTAACGATGCACGTCGAGAGATCCAAATACGCCGTCTTGGGGAACGGTGTAACACCTCCTGCTCCAGCAACCTGGATGAGTCTCTGGACTCCATTCCATTCATCG ATGAGCCAGTCAGCCCCAGCGTTGACCGGGAAGCTGCTCCTATTCCACCCTCTGCTGTTATATCTGTTGCGCCATCCACAGCTCCCTCTGGTCAAGGCTCACCATGTCCTCCCATTCGACGCCAGCTGTCACATGACCAAG AGTCCCTGCGAAGTGCTTTGCTGGAGTCTGACTCAACAAGCAAAACTGAGCGGTCCAAGTCCTATGATGAGGGTCTGGATATCTATCAGGAGGAAAGCAGGGC GAGATCTTCCAGTAAGCATTTGCCCAGCTTCAGGGGGCTTAGAAAG GCTCTGGATGGGCATAAATCATCTGGGGATTCTGGCTCTCGAAGGGACTCCTCTTCAGTGATATTCTCTGATTCTTCCAGAGAAGGGTTGCTTAACTTCAGGCAGTTCAGTACAGATAAAAATAAG CGTGTTGGTGGGGGAATGAGATCATGGAAGCAAATGTATGCTGTTTTACAAGGTCACACCCTGACCCTGTACAAAGACAGGAAAGATGCACTGTCTCGTTCTTCAGGGCAATCCGAGGAGGAACCACTGCGAATTAGCATCGAGGCCTGTCTGATTGACATCTCCTATAGCGATACAAGACGCAAGAATGTGCTGCGACTAACCACCTCAGACTGCGAGTACTTGTTTCAGGCAGAAGGGAGAGATGACATGCTGTCTTGGATCAAAGACATTCAGAAAAACAGTAACCCAGATGAAGAG AACGCAGCTGTGAGTCGGGACCTGATCAGCCGAAGGATCAAAGAATACAACATGAG TGCACCCAGCAGCAGGTCTGAACCTTCACCCAAGCCTGCCCGCCATTCGCTGAGCATCAAAACGCCATTCCTTGGAGGCAAAACAGATG ATGAGTCCAGTCCACCACGGGACAGAGGTACTTGGAAAATTGCCATTCCAGGGATCATAAGGAAGCCATTTGAGAAAAAGACTCCAGCTGGCATCACTTTTGGTGTCCGACTTGATGATTGTCCATCTGCACAAAGTAATGAG AATGTTCCTCTCATCGTGGAGGTGTGCTGCAAAGTTGTGGAGGAGCGAGGTCTGGAGTACACAGGAATCTACAGGGTCCCTGGGAACAACGCTGCCATCTCCAACATGCAGGAGGAGCTCAACAGCAAAGGCATGAATGACATCGACATCCAGGAAGAC AAATGGCGGGACCTTAACGTCATCAGTAGTTTATTGAAGTCCTTTTTCAGAAAACTTCCAGAACCTCTGTTTACAAATG AAAAGTATGCAGATTTTATAGAAGCCAGCAGAATAGAAGACTCAGTGGAGAGATTAAAGGAGCTCAAGAGGCTG ATCCGTGAGTTGCCAATTCATCACTATGAAACTCTGAAATTCCTTTGTGCTCACCTCAAAAGAGTTTCTGACAACTGTGAAAAGAACAAG ATGGAGCCTCGTAATCTAGCTATCGTGTTTGGCCCTACCCTGGTCAGAACCTCTGAGGACAACATGACTAACATGGTTAACCACATGCCAGACCAGTGCAAGATAGTCGAGAACCTTATTCAGCAGTTTGACTGGTTCTTCGCTGATGATGGTGACGAGGACCCTGTT ACCACAGCAGAGCAGGAAAGTACAGTGCAGTCTCAGCCTGTGCCCAATATCGACCACCTGCTCTCCAACATTGGgcggactgcaccctctcctgGCGAAGTCTCAG ACTCAGCATGTAGTGAAACCTCCAAATCAAAG GGCTTGTGGGGATCAGGGAAGGATCAGTGTAGCAAAGAATTGATTCGCTCCTCCTTCTTCGTTAACCGCAAACGCAAGAAGCCCAAGGAAAAAGTTCAGCCTAGCAGTTCAGATGATGACCTGGACCCTGTGTTTACAAAGAAGGAGCTACCAAAGGAGAGCCAACAGCAGCCTCTGTGGTCCTCGCACAGTCGGAccgaagaggaggaggaagaggaggaggaggagcagcagacagatgaaaccagcgagaaggagaaggaaaagAACAGTTCTGAGGAGCAGCTGGACAAAACCAACAGGAAAGAATATCTttctaacagctcaatgtcacAGCCCTCTCCCTCCCTGCCTCCAAAACGTATTTCCTCCAACCTTCAGACTGGATCCCCCTACCCCTCTCCTACACATTCCCCAGACCTCAGCTACCGCATGCCGATGGTTCACCAGTCCTCTCTAACGGACCCGCCATCAAACTATGATGACACGGTGTCTGACCTCGGAACAATGAACAGCACCAGCTCTCAAGCATCAGTGCCCAGAATGAGGCGTGGCAAGACGGTGGGTGCCCTGGGAGCAGAGATGTGTCCCAGCGGGCTGGGAGCGGAGGTTTGCTCCATTACCTCAGACTACTCCACCACATCCTCCATGACTTTCCTGACTGGAGCTGAGCTCAGCACCCTCAGTCCCGAAGTGCAGTCTGTGTCTGAGAGCAGGGGCGGAGAAGATGCTGATGATGAGAGAAGCGAGCTCATCAGTGAAGGAAGGGCAATGGAGACGGACAGCGAGAGCGACCTGTCAGTGTTCACTGTGGGTAAAGCCGACCAGCGAGAACCACAGGAAGCCCTTCGACCCCTCCCCTCACACAGACTCATCGAATGCGACACACTCTCAAGAAAGAAAGCTGCCCAACAGAAAACCAACAGCGAGTCGTCTCTGGACGGCGCTCGTAGCGATAAAGATTCCACTGGACCGTCACGCTCTTCGGGGTCAGTTAAGGGTCGTTCCACCGCAAGCCTCAGCACTGCGTCCCGGAGTGAGCTGGACAAAGGAGAGCCCACGTGGAAGTTGAAGATCACAGACAGACTGAAGGTACGTATGCGAATGTCTGTGGATGACATGTTCGGTGTGGGCAGCCAGAGGATTCAGTCCTCAGAGGGCCGCAGTAAGAAGAAGAACATCAGACGCAGACACACGATGGGCGGGCAGAGAGACTTTGCCGAGCTGTCAGTTTTGG
- the arhgap21b gene encoding rho GTPase-activating protein 21 isoform X2, with product MMASRWVPSCEDDERQRARSFCESDTPEWRSLADSSAAPYPTDDEPFSWPRPKTVRLHRTSQGFGFTLRHFIVYPPESTLHYFPEEDHGRRAGRQRNRLEPMDTIFVKQVKEGGPAHGAGLCTGDRIVKVNGASIIGKAYCEVISLIQDSGDFLELCVMPKDEDVLQLAYSQDAYLRGHSSYSGNACHIPDPPPVCYPRVDCKPTGMAQPTDSAGQVCRAPTAPPDHGYRKEITVPPTPPLASYPKSQTAVCMRNDSVRTVVVPHNTAHMGHMVPAHRMEFMEPAFVRGRPGSLAQYPQPRKADVYPGGPGMVPYGAQVSNYPGNHQSIDWRTYQTYREYIDNKGIHSHGSRTIQERLDSLRAAGQASFGPTHHVLRGDWGPKVIRRRSTSHDRSYQGPPPHLQVAPRSASQDRMISAERISNARNWPPRSVSQDGLVHKSRARSTDYVDPAELARPSDRRGGYGRADQGTRLSRQAIPRQAMVYRPSVGYSGGMRGPPVPSLYTKGPDSLQTRSSPMLSDRPLHFAKSSSVEHSFADQRVSGKVSPAGQALQHLQSRVRAETMQPVEVGRDAALVGPRSSSCSAPKEMPQRPSILKPPHLDSQSQVNGQSPSESIVVLREKPPSGKNPSPLRQPSYILAVNDDGGDSTADVVACWLPNDARREIQIRRLGERCNTSCSSNLDESLDSIPFIDEPVSPSVDREAAPIPPSAVISVAPSTAPSGQGSPCPPIRRQLSHDQESLRSALLESDSTSKTERSKSYDEGLDIYQEESRARSSSKHLPSFRGLRKALDGHKSSGDSGSRRDSSSVIFSDSSREGLLNFRQFSTDKNKRVGGGMRSWKQMYAVLQGHTLTLYKDRKDALSRSSGQSEEEPLRISIEACLIDISYSDTRRKNVLRLTTSDCEYLFQAEGRDDMLSWIKDIQKNSNPDEENAAVSRDLISRRIKEYNMSAPSSRSEPSPKPARHSLSIKTPFLGGKTDDESSPPRDRGTWKIAIPGIIRKPFEKKTPAGITFGVRLDDCPSAQSNENVPLIVEVCCKVVEERGLEYTGIYRVPGNNAAISNMQEELNSKGMNDIDIQEDKWRDLNVISSLLKSFFRKLPEPLFTNEKYADFIEASRIEDSVERLKELKRLIRELPIHHYETLKFLCAHLKRVSDNCEKNKMEPRNLAIVFGPTLVRTSEDNMTNMVNHMPDQCKIVENLIQQFDWFFADDGDEDPVTTAEQESTVQSQPVPNIDHLLSNIGRTAPSPGEVSDSACSETSKSKGLWGSGKDQCSKELIRSSFFVNRKRKKPKEKVQPSSSDDDLDPVFTKKELPKESQQQPLWSSHSRTEEEEEEEEEEQQTDETSEKEKEKNSSEEQLDKTNRKEYLSNSSMSQPSPSLPPKRISSNLQTGSPYPSPTHSPDLSYRMPMVHQSSLTDPPSNYDDTVSDLGTMNSTSSQASVPRMRRGKTVGALGAEMCPSGLGAEVCSITSDYSTTSSMTFLTGAELSTLSPEVQSVSESRGGEDADDERSELISEGRAMETDSESDLSVFTVGKADQREPQEALRPLPSHRLIECDTLSRKKAAQQKTNSESSLDGARSDKDSTGPSRSSGSVKGRSTASLSTASRSELDKGEPTWKLKITDRLKVRMRMSVDDMFGVGSQRIQSSEGRSKKKNIRRRHTMGGQRDFAELSVLGDWPQQVHIGSRSELSAVDRLKPKCSSQDFSIGDWIARERHRSSNPEVSLDFSEQQNPRASSSSETPHHPAEALNGDFPQSKNLSLSATAHPHKLTSSQVVHSRFYQYL from the exons ATGATGGCATCACGGTGGGTTCCTTCTTGTGAAGACGATGAGAGGCAACGAGCAAGATCTTTCTGTGAG AGTGACACTCCAGAGTGGAGGAGCTTGGCTGATTCGTCCGCAGCGCCGTACCCAACAGATGACGAGCCATTCTCATGGCCGAGGCCGAAAACTGTGCGTTTGCATCGCACATCCCAAGGCTTCGGCTTCACCCTTCGACACTTCATTGTGTACCCGCCGGAGTCAACGCTGCACTACTTTCCG GAGGAAGATCATGGCCGCAGAG CAGGAAGGCAGCGAAATAGACTGGAACCAATGGACACTATTTTTGTGAAGCAGGTCAAGGAAGGTGGCCCTGCTCATGGCGCTGGACTTTGCACAG GTGATCGAATAGTGAAGGTGAATGGAGCAAGCATCATTGGGAAAGCTTATTGCGAGGTTATATCTTTGATCCAAGACAG TGGTGACTTCCTTGAACTTTGTGTGATGCCAAAAGATGAAGATGTACTGCAACTG GCCTACTCCCAGGATGCCTACCTCCGTGGCCACAGTAGCTACAGCGGAAATGCCTGTCACATTCCTGATCCACCTCCAGTATGCTACCCCAGAGTAGACTGTAAGCCTACGGGCATGGCCCAGCCGACAGACTCAGCAGGGCAGGTCTGCCGAGCGCCAACAGCACCTCCAGACCATGGGTACCGTAAGGAGATTACTGTGCCCCCAACACCACCTCTGGCATCGTATCCTAAGAGTCAAACAGCAGTGTGCATGCGCAATGACAGTGTGAGGACAGTGGTAGTTCCTCATAATACAGCCCATATGGGGCACATGGTTCCAGCACACAGGATGGAATTTATGGAACCTGCCTTTGTTAGGGGGAGGCCTGGGTCACTGGCCCAGTATCCTCAACCTCGAAAGGCAGATGTCTATCCCGGTGGTCCTGGAATGGTTCCATATGGAGCTCAGGTGTCAAACTACCCAGGAAACCACCAAAGCATTGATTGGCGCACTTACCAGACATACAGGGAGTACATTGACAACAAAGGGATCCATTCTCATGGTAGTCGGACTATCCAGGAGAGGCTAGACAGTTTACGAGCTGCTGGTCAGGCCAGCTTTGGCCCTACTCATCACGTTCTGCGGGGAGACTGGGGTCCTAAGGTGATACGGCGAAGGAGTACTTCCCATGACCGCTCATACCAAGGACCTCCACCCCACCTTCAAGTTGCCCCTCGCAGTGCCTCACAGGATCGCATGATCAGTGCAGAGAGGATTAGTAATGCAAGGAACTGGCCCCCTCGAAGTGTGTCCCAAGATGGCCTAGTCCACAAATCCCGGGCCCGATCCACAGACTATGTGGACCCTGCAGAGCTGGCCCGGCCCAGTGACAGGAGAGGGGGATATGGAAGGGCAGACCAAGGTACGAGGCTCAGTAGGCAAGCCATTCCCAGGCAGGCCATGGTCTACAGGCCTTCTGTGGGATACAGTGGCGGTATGAGGGGGCCCCCAGTCCCTTCTCTGTATACAAAAGGACCCGATTCGCTTCAAACTCGCTCTTCGCCCATGCTCTCTGACAGACCCTTACATTTTGCAAAGAGTTCAAGTGTTGAACATTCTTTCGCTGACCAAAGAGTTTCAGGCAAAGTTAGCCCTGCAGGCCAAGCTCTCCAGCACCTTCAAAGCAGGGTGCGGGCTGAAACCATGCAACCTGTTGAGGTAGGCAGAGATGCAGCATTGGTAGGACCCAGATCTTCTTCATGCTCTGCTCCCAAAGAGATGCCCCAGAGGCCTAGCATCCTCAAGCCACCTCACTTAGATTCCCAGAGTCAAGTAAATGGGCAAAGCCCCTCCGAGAGTATCGTGGTTCTAAGGGAGAAGCCTCCATCTGGAAAGAATCCCAGCCCCCTCCGGCAACCCTCCTACATCCTGGCCGTCAATGACGATGGAGGTGACTCCACAGCCGATGTGGTGGCGTGTTGGCTTCCTAACGATGCACGTCGAGAGATCCAAATACGCCGTCTTGGGGAACGGTGTAACACCTCCTGCTCCAGCAACCTGGATGAGTCTCTGGACTCCATTCCATTCATCG ATGAGCCAGTCAGCCCCAGCGTTGACCGGGAAGCTGCTCCTATTCCACCCTCTGCTGTTATATCTGTTGCGCCATCCACAGCTCCCTCTGGTCAAGGCTCACCATGTCCTCCCATTCGACGCCAGCTGTCACATGACCAAG AGTCCCTGCGAAGTGCTTTGCTGGAGTCTGACTCAACAAGCAAAACTGAGCGGTCCAAGTCCTATGATGAGGGTCTGGATATCTATCAGGAGGAAAGCAGGGC GAGATCTTCCAGTAAGCATTTGCCCAGCTTCAGGGGGCTTAGAAAG GCTCTGGATGGGCATAAATCATCTGGGGATTCTGGCTCTCGAAGGGACTCCTCTTCAGTGATATTCTCTGATTCTTCCAGAGAAGGGTTGCTTAACTTCAGGCAGTTCAGTACAGATAAAAATAAG CGTGTTGGTGGGGGAATGAGATCATGGAAGCAAATGTATGCTGTTTTACAAGGTCACACCCTGACCCTGTACAAAGACAGGAAAGATGCACTGTCTCGTTCTTCAGGGCAATCCGAGGAGGAACCACTGCGAATTAGCATCGAGGCCTGTCTGATTGACATCTCCTATAGCGATACAAGACGCAAGAATGTGCTGCGACTAACCACCTCAGACTGCGAGTACTTGTTTCAGGCAGAAGGGAGAGATGACATGCTGTCTTGGATCAAAGACATTCAGAAAAACAGTAACCCAGATGAAGAG AACGCAGCTGTGAGTCGGGACCTGATCAGCCGAAGGATCAAAGAATACAACATGAG TGCACCCAGCAGCAGGTCTGAACCTTCACCCAAGCCTGCCCGCCATTCGCTGAGCATCAAAACGCCATTCCTTGGAGGCAAAACAGATG ATGAGTCCAGTCCACCACGGGACAGAGGTACTTGGAAAATTGCCATTCCAGGGATCATAAGGAAGCCATTTGAGAAAAAGACTCCAGCTGGCATCACTTTTGGTGTCCGACTTGATGATTGTCCATCTGCACAAAGTAATGAG AATGTTCCTCTCATCGTGGAGGTGTGCTGCAAAGTTGTGGAGGAGCGAGGTCTGGAGTACACAGGAATCTACAGGGTCCCTGGGAACAACGCTGCCATCTCCAACATGCAGGAGGAGCTCAACAGCAAAGGCATGAATGACATCGACATCCAGGAAGAC AAATGGCGGGACCTTAACGTCATCAGTAGTTTATTGAAGTCCTTTTTCAGAAAACTTCCAGAACCTCTGTTTACAAATG AAAAGTATGCAGATTTTATAGAAGCCAGCAGAATAGAAGACTCAGTGGAGAGATTAAAGGAGCTCAAGAGGCTG ATCCGTGAGTTGCCAATTCATCACTATGAAACTCTGAAATTCCTTTGTGCTCACCTCAAAAGAGTTTCTGACAACTGTGAAAAGAACAAG ATGGAGCCTCGTAATCTAGCTATCGTGTTTGGCCCTACCCTGGTCAGAACCTCTGAGGACAACATGACTAACATGGTTAACCACATGCCAGACCAGTGCAAGATAGTCGAGAACCTTATTCAGCAGTTTGACTGGTTCTTCGCTGATGATGGTGACGAGGACCCTGTT ACCACAGCAGAGCAGGAAAGTACAGTGCAGTCTCAGCCTGTGCCCAATATCGACCACCTGCTCTCCAACATTGGgcggactgcaccctctcctgGCGAAGTCTCAG ACTCAGCATGTAGTGAAACCTCCAAATCAAAG GGCTTGTGGGGATCAGGGAAGGATCAGTGTAGCAAAGAATTGATTCGCTCCTCCTTCTTCGTTAACCGCAAACGCAAGAAGCCCAAGGAAAAAGTTCAGCCTAGCAGTTCAGATGATGACCTGGACCCTGTGTTTACAAAGAAGGAGCTACCAAAGGAGAGCCAACAGCAGCCTCTGTGGTCCTCGCACAGTCGGAccgaagaggaggaggaagaggaggaggaggagcagcagacagatgaaaccagcgagaaggagaaggaaaagAACAGTTCTGAGGAGCAGCTGGACAAAACCAACAGGAAAGAATATCTttctaacagctcaatgtcacAGCCCTCTCCCTCCCTGCCTCCAAAACGTATTTCCTCCAACCTTCAGACTGGATCCCCCTACCCCTCTCCTACACATTCCCCAGACCTCAGCTACCGCATGCCGATGGTTCACCAGTCCTCTCTAACGGACCCGCCATCAAACTATGATGACACGGTGTCTGACCTCGGAACAATGAACAGCACCAGCTCTCAAGCATCAGTGCCCAGAATGAGGCGTGGCAAGACGGTGGGTGCCCTGGGAGCAGAGATGTGTCCCAGCGGGCTGGGAGCGGAGGTTTGCTCCATTACCTCAGACTACTCCACCACATCCTCCATGACTTTCCTGACTGGAGCTGAGCTCAGCACCCTCAGTCCCGAAGTGCAGTCTGTGTCTGAGAGCAGGGGCGGAGAAGATGCTGATGATGAGAGAAGCGAGCTCATCAGTGAAGGAAGGGCAATGGAGACGGACAGCGAGAGCGACCTGTCAGTGTTCACTGTGGGTAAAGCCGACCAGCGAGAACCACAGGAAGCCCTTCGACCCCTCCCCTCACACAGACTCATCGAATGCGACACACTCTCAAGAAAGAAAGCTGCCCAACAGAAAACCAACAGCGAGTCGTCTCTGGACGGCGCTCGTAGCGATAAAGATTCCACTGGACCGTCACGCTCTTCGGGGTCAGTTAAGGGTCGTTCCACCGCAAGCCTCAGCACTGCGTCCCGGAGTGAGCTGGACAAAGGAGAGCCCACGTGGAAGTTGAAGATCACAGACAGACTGAAGGTACGTATGCGAATGTCTGTGGATGACATGTTCGGTGTGGGCAGCCAGAGGATTCAGTCCTCAGAGGGCCGCAGTAAGAAGAAGAACATCAGACGCAGACACACGATGGGCGGGCAGAGAGACTTTGCCGAGCTGTCAGTTTTGG